A window of Pseudomonadota bacterium genomic DNA:
TCTTGGAATCTGATACAACGAACAGTCTCCTCTCTAAGGAATTTGTCATATTGTTCAGATGTTAGCTCGCCGCTCTTAAACTTAGCACGCTGCGCCCTCACCTCTTGAGTTTGAGGGAAAGAGCCTATAGTTGTCGTAGGCAATACGGGCATATCTATTTCTTTACGCTGTACTTTAGCACGTTCCTTATAAGGGGACTTGCGGGAGAACATGGCTTGCGTTACTGACGATGCACGTTTTTTAACCTCATCATTATGAATACGTTTAGAAGTTTTTCTGTTCTGATGGGCTTTAGCGTTTTCTTCTAAAATCGCACATACCGAATCTTCACCCTCATTAACAGCTTTTGTAAGTACGGATATTTCTTTCACTTTCTGACGGGCAAACGATAGCCATGACTTTATCTCTTCGTCTAACTCAACTTCGCTATCAAGGTCAACCGGAGAATGTAGCAATGAACAGCTAGGAGCAATAATTACATTCTCACTACCTACTTTTTCTACAGCTTTATTAATGATTTTAAGTGACTGTGCAAAATTATTTTTCCAGATATTGCGTCCGTCAACTACACCTAAAGATATCTTAACGTTTTTGCCTATTTTTGTCAGAACATCATCTAACTGCTCGGGAGAACGCACAAGATCAATATGTAAAGAGTTCACAGGAAGTTTAACCGCTATATCAAGATTATCCTTCAACCCGCCGAAATAAGTAGTAAGTTGCGTTTCAATTCCGGCAGAAGATGCAGCAGAAGCTATTGCTGCAAATGCCGTTTTATATGCATCACGCACATTATCTTCCAAATCAAGAACAAGGCAAGGTTCGTCAATTTGAATCCAATCCGCACCAAGCTCACCCAATTTTGAAATGATGGCCTCGTAGACAGGAAGGAGCTTAGGTAGCAAATCAATCCGGTCGAAGCCTTCGTCATGAGTTTTACCGAGCACAAGAAAAGAAACAGGCCCAAGAATAACGGGACGTGTTTGAATTCCTAACGCTTTAGCTTCTTTATATTCATCAAATATCTTAGACGAAGACAATGCGAACTCCTGCCCTTTAGAAAATTCAGGCACTATATAGTGGTAGTTTGTGTCAAACCACTTAGTCATTTCCATGGCTTTAACGTCCAGACCGTCCTTTTGAGCTCCTCTTGCCATTGCAAAATACGTATTAAGGCTTACATCACCGCCGTTATGTTTATACCTTTGAGGAACCGCACCTACCAGTGCTATCATGTCAAGCACCTGATCATATAACGAAAAATCATTTGAAGGTATCACATCAAGACCCGACTGTTTTTGATACTCCCAATTTTCCGAACGGATATCCGAAGCAGCAGCTTTCAGTTCTTCCTGATTTAGCTCACCTTTCCAATATGCCTCTACGGCTTTTTTCAATTCTCTTTTAGCTCCGATTCTTGGAAAACCAAGATTTGCCGATATAGCCATTATTCTCTCCTAAAACTTAATTACCATCCTTCAACAATTCCCCATAGTCTACAAGGGGATACAACTTTATATAGGCTTTTTAGAAAATTACCAGAAATAAATAAGAAAACTACAAGAT
This region includes:
- the metE gene encoding 5-methyltetrahydropteroyltriglutamate--homocysteine S-methyltransferase, producing MAISANLGFPRIGAKRELKKAVEAYWKGELNQEELKAAASDIRSENWEYQKQSGLDVIPSNDFSLYDQVLDMIALVGAVPQRYKHNGGDVSLNTYFAMARGAQKDGLDVKAMEMTKWFDTNYHYIVPEFSKGQEFALSSSKIFDEYKEAKALGIQTRPVILGPVSFLVLGKTHDEGFDRIDLLPKLLPVYEAIISKLGELGADWIQIDEPCLVLDLEDNVRDAYKTAFAAIASAASSAGIETQLTTYFGGLKDNLDIAVKLPVNSLHIDLVRSPEQLDDVLTKIGKNVKISLGVVDGRNIWKNNFAQSLKIINKAVEKVGSENVIIAPSCSLLHSPVDLDSEVELDEEIKSWLSFARQKVKEISVLTKAVNEGEDSVCAILEENAKAHQNRKTSKRIHNDEVKKRASSVTQAMFSRKSPYKERAKVQRKEIDMPVLPTTTIGSFPQTQEVRAQRAKFKSGELTSEQYDKFLREETVRCIRFQEKCGIDILVHGEFERNDMVEYFGEQLNGFAFTKFGWVQSYGSRCVKPPVIFGDVSRDKPMTVDWAKFSQEQTDKYMKGMLTGPVTILQWSFVRDDQPRSETCKQIGLAIRDEVVDLESAGIKIIQIDEAALREGLPLRKSEWNEYLKWAVEAFRLSASGVKDGTQIHTHMCYSEFNDIIKSIGEMDADVISVETSRSQMELLDAFASFKYPNEIGPGVYDIHSPRVPSQQEMEELLRLALKNLTVEQLWVNPDCGLKTRGWKEVEPALKAMVAATKAVRADIESGAIAQAS